The window TCCAAAATTTCTTTTATTCCTTCCTTCCAGTATAAAACAAAAATATTAAAGCCGCAGGACGCCGCGTAATGATACTGCGGCAAGCAACATAATAAAGAGATTTATCTTTTAATACAATGGCCGGCGTATCTCCGCCGGTTTACATATCAGCCGCTGAACAAAACGGGCCGGAATTAGGCGAGGACGTATTTCAATAAGTTGGAGCCTCTCTCCGCCATGTTCCGCGGCGCAAATGATACGGACGACCGGCGGCGTATTAACGGCCGCGGTCAAGATAACTTTGCAGCAGCAGTGTCGCCGCTATCTTATCAACCTTTTTCTTTCTTCCAGCGCGCGAAACGTCCGCCTCAAGCAGCGCCTGCTGCGCGATCGTCGTCGTGAAACGCTCGTCCCAGAACTCAATCTCAAGCTCGGGGAAATATTCCTGAACGGACTTCGCCGTCTCGCGCATACGCACGGCCTCCGGCCCCTCGCTGCCATCGGTGCGGCGGGGCATGCCGATCAGCAGCTTCGGCCTCTCATACTGCCCCGCGATCTTCGCAAGCTCCGCGTGCCAGTCTCCCTTAGCGTCGAGCACAGCAACCCCCTGCGCGAAAAAGCCCAAGGGATCGCTGACGGCGACGCCAATCCTGACGGAGCCTATATCAAGAGCGATTATTCTCTGCATTACTTTCCTTTTGTCATAAGCTCCTCAAAGAGTTTCGGCGCGGCGTCGAAGGCCTTGCCGAGATCCTTTGAGCTCTGAGCTCCGCCCTGGGCGAGGGTCGGGCTTCCGCCGCCCTTGCCGCCCATCTCGGCGGCCACCGCCTTGAGCAGCGTTCCGGCGTGCGCCCCGAGCTTCACGATCTCCGGCGAAGCCATCGCCGTGAGGGCGACGCGCTTCTCCTCACCAACGCCGGCAAGCAGCATCAGCGCGTTCGGATACTTCTGGCGTATCCGGTCTCCTATCTGGCGCAGCAGGTCAGGGGTGATGTCGTCGAACTTCTCCACGATCAGATCCACGCCGCCCGCGTTGGCCCTCGGCTTCACGCTGTTCTCTATATCGGACATCGCGGCCTTCACCTGAAGCTCGCGGTTCTTGCGTTCAAGCACTTTCTTCTCGTCGACCATCGACTCGATCTTCGACATCAGAGTCTCCACGTCGCCGCCGAGCATCGTCACCATGGAGGTAACGGCGAGTCCGAAGGACTGGAAGAGCGGCAGCGATGATGAGCCTGCGACGGCCGTGATCCTGCGGATGCCGGAGCCGATCCCCTCTTCGCGGATGATCTTCACGAGGCCGATCTCGCCGGTATTTTTGACGTGCGTACCGCCGCAGAGCTCGGTCGAAAAGTCCTCTATATCAAGCACACGGACCTCGTCCCCGTACTTTTCGTCAAACAAAGCGCGCGCACCGGTCTTCTTCGCCTCCTCGATCGCCATTATCGTCGTCACGACGGGCTTGTTTTTTAAGACCTCGGCGTAGACAAGACGTTCGACCTCGCGCAGCTCGTCGAGCGTCACCGGCGCAAAGTGGTTGAAGTCGAAGCGCAGGAACGTCGGCGTCACAATCGACCCCGCCTGCCGCACATGTTTGCCCAGCACGCGGGCGAGCGCCTCGTGAAGCAGGTGCGTCGCGGTATGGTGGCGCTGTATCTCCGCGCGGCGCTCAACGTTTATCTCGGCGCTGACGCTATCGCCGGCCTTTACGGTACCGGCCGTCACCCTGCCGCGATGGACGATAAGATCGGCCACCGGATAAATTGTGTCGGCGACTTCAAAGGTCATGCCGCCCGCCGTTATCGTTCCGGTGTCTCCCACCTGGCCGCCCTTTTCGGCGTAGAAGGGCGTCTCGCTGAGAACGAGGTCGGCCTCTGTTCCCGCGGCAGCGCTCTCCGCAAGCGCCCCGTCGACGATTATCGCTTTGACCTGGGCCTCGCACTTCGTTTTCGTATATCCGCAGAAGGGGCTCGGGGCGATCTTATCCGCGAGCTCCGTGTAGACGTTTTTCGAGATGACGCTGCTGGTCTGCTTGCTGGAGGCCCGTGCGCGCTCGCGCTGCTCCTCCATCGCCGCCTCAAAGCCCTCTTTATCTATCGTTATCCCGCGCTCCTCGCACATCTCCTCCGTCAGTTCGAGGGGGAAGCCGAAGGTATCGTAGAGGACGAAGGCGACGTCTCCGGGAAGGATATTCCTGCCGGCCGCCGTGAGCTTATCGATCTCCGAGTCCATAAGGTCGCTTCCCTGCGAGAGGGTGCGGGAGAAGCGTTCCTCCTCCGTGCTGAGCACCTGTTCGATCGCCGAGGCCTGCTCGATCAGCTCGCTGTACTCGTCGCCGATCGATTCGCGCACCACAGGCAGAAGCTCGGTGAGGAATGGACGTTCGATGCCGAGCAGCCGTCCGTAGCGCACGCAGCGCCTGATAAGGCGGCGCAGCACATAGCCGCCGCCGTCGTTCGTCGGCAGAATGCCGTCGGCGATCATGAAGGCCGAGGCGCGGATATGGTCGGAGATAACCTTGACCGCCATATCCTTCTTCGGGTCCTCGCCGTATTTGACGTTGACGAGCTCGCAGGCCTTGTCCATGATCGGGCGGAAGAGGTCCGTCTCAAAGTCGTTGGGCACGCTCTGTACGACGGAGGCGAGCCGTTCGAGGCCCATGCCGGTATCGATATTTTTATGGGGCAGCGGCGTGAGGTTGCCGGCCTCGTCGCGGTTATACTGCATAAAGACGAGGTTCCATATCTCCAGGTAACGGTCGCAGTCGCAGCCAACGGTGCAGGTCGGCTTGCCGCAGGAGAACTTCTCTCCCTGGTCGTAAATTATCTCCGAGCAGGGGCCGCAGGGACCTACCGGTCCCGCCGCCCAGAAGTTGTCGTCCGCGCCGAGGCGGAAGATGCGCTCCTTCGGAAGGCCGACCTTCTCATGCCAGATGTCGTAGGCCTCGTCGTCGTCAAGATAGACGGTGGCGTAGAGCCGGTTGGGATCGAGGCCGACGCGCTCGGTGAGGAACTCCCAGGCCCAGGGAATGATCTCCGGCTTGAAATAGTCGCCGAAGCTGAAATTGCCCAGCATCTCAAAAAAGGTATGATGGCGCGCAGTGCGTCCGACGTTTTCAATGTCGTTCGTACGCACGCACTTCTGCGCGGTCGTCGCGCGTGTCACCTCAGGCGTCTTCAAACCGAGAAAGTACGGCTTGAAGGGCACCATGCCCGCTATCGTAAAGAGGAGCGTCGGGTCGTCGGGTACCAGTGAAAAGCTGTGATACCTCTTACAACCCTTCTCCTCGAAAAATTTTAGAAACAGTTCACGTAACTCTTTGCCGCTGCGGCGTTCCATTAAGATTGCCCCCCGTTAAATTCAGACTAACTAGACATTATATATGATTTATGACAAAATTGCGCAAAAAAGTATTAGCAGTACGAGAGAACATACGGGAAATTACCTTATCGCCTTCGCGGAGATTCAGCTGCATCGTTATTACTCAAATTCAGAAAAGCAGTATCTATGATTACGTAAAAAGGCAAAGCTTCGTGTCGTATACATTTAACTTGTTTTTTTCTTCTGTGCCTGTTACTTTAGACGTATAAGGGGCGGAGGAAATATATTGTTTACGGCAGAAGAGATAAAGAATTTACGCAGACAACAAAAATTAACCCAGCAACAATTAGCGGATCTTGTCGGCGTCTCCCGAACGACAGTGATTAATTGGGAAATGGGCAAAAATATTCCTGACAGCCAAAATGTATTTAACATTGCGCAGGCCCTGAAAGTACCGGTATCCGCGCTTATCTGTAAAGAAGATAAGGATTATCCCCCGCTTTTCCCCGAAAAAATACCGGGTGAGTCCCAAGATAAAGAGATAATCTCCGCGGCATTCAGCGGAAAAGAAGACAACCAGTCGCGGAAAGATATCATAAAACAGATTGTCATGGATATATTTGACGCTCAAGAAAAAATCAGCGGCGCACTCTCTTGTGTGGAAGAGTTAAACGATATTTCGGCGGCAAACGCGGAATTACTAGACTGGCATCTCAGATATTTGGAAAACCGTATCTCCCTGGCAAGAGAGAAGCTTGCCGCCGTAATAGATTTGCATAAATGAGGACTCCCGCATCCCCCATTTAACTGCCGCTGCCTGACGCCAGTTTACGGCAAAAACGGAAACCGCCGTATACCACGGGGAAATTTTTCCTCCATAGGGATGCGGCGGTTTCAAACACAAAGTTTACCGCTACTTATTTTCCAGTTTTCCGCGCAGCGCTTCGTTCTCTTCCTTGAGCTGCTGCAGTGCGATCTGTACTTCCGCCAGCTGCCTCTGCATCTCGGTCAGATCTCTCGCGAGCACAGGCTTTTTCTTTCCGCCCTTGCCGACCGCGAAGCTGATGCCGGCGCGGCCCATAACGTCGCCGTCGGAGGCAATTGACATACCGGCGTTGACCAGCAGGTTCTCACGAACATAATGGAACACGCCGACCGCCACCGAGTACTCGTCGCGGTAAGTACCAAAACCCGCCGCTAGCGTCGTCGGCTCGTACGGATTATAGGGTACGGGATGCAGCGCGGAGAGGGCCGCTGCGTGCGCTCCGACAATGTGGATATCCTCGTTGAGGTCGTCCATTCTCTTATAGGCGTTCCACAGCTGGTCGCCGGTTACCGCGTCGCTGCTGCCCTGGTATATTCCGCCGGGGCGAAGACCGGTTATTCCGCCGCCGCCCATATTGATACCGTTCTGGTTGATATCGACATTGCCCACCTTGACGCTTTTAAACTCGGGATTGTCCACGACGTTGAATGAGTATGCGCCGTCGGCTTCATGCCTGATATTGATATTGCTGCCGTCTTTGACGGCAAACTTATCGCCGTTGCCGATGCCCGTCTCCTGCCCGTTGACACCCAGCGTCCACTGCGCCTCCAGCGCGTCGGTCACCGCGCTCTGCAGGTCCGTATAACTTTTAGCTCTGGCGGTTCCGGGGTTGGCCGTAAACTCGCCGCTGATGCCGCCCTCTTCCGAGTAGCTGAAGCCCGAACCAAGAGCCGCCGCGGTGCTGTCGCCAAGGGTCTTGATATTAGTCTTATTGTCCGCGATATCAAGCCGGTTTTGCTCGACATTCTGGTTTGTCTCATAGAGCTGGCTGCCATTCACGGCCTCGGTGCTGTCCTCGGCAAGATTCCCCGCCTTAACATTGTCGATCGTCGTGCCGTCGCTGCCGGCAAGGGTGATTTTGTCTTTCGCGTCGCCGTCATATTTGACGGAGAGTTTGTCACTCTCCTGGAGTTCGGTTATATCGCCCTTAATATTAGTGATATCGCCCTGAATATTCTCAACGCTGTCCTCGAGCGCGCCGACTCTCTGATTAGTCTCCCACAGCTGCCCGCCGTTTACGGCGTCGGTGCTGCCCTCGGCTATGTCGCCGTCAGCGACGCCGGTGACCTTAACGGGGCCGCCCTCGCTGTTTGCCAGCGTCACCTGGTTTTTATTTGCATCGTCATACTTGACCGCGAGTTCGTCAAGGTTTTCGACCTGCTGCTGCGTCTGCCAGAGCTGGTTCCCGTTCACCGCTTCCTTGCTGCCCGCGCCGATAATACCGTCGTTCACATTGTCGATCGTCGTGCCGTTTGCACCCTCCAGCGTGACTCTGCCCTTCTCTGTGTCGCTGTCATATTTGACATGGCCCGATGTCGCGTCGTTCAGCTGTTTGACGTTTACCGCGTCGGTATCCTCAGTGCCGGCGGCGACGTTGGTGATTCTCGTACCGCTCATGTCAAGGCCTACGCCGTTTTCGCCGGTAACGGTGATCTTCGTAAATGTCGGCGCGTCGGCGACGCTGAACTGGTAATACTTATTGCCCAGGTCGTCCGAGAGGGCATTTATGGACAGATTCTTGCCGTCGTCCGCGATGGCAAGCAGCTCATTGCTGTTTTTTATCACGTCTTCGCCGGTCTCGCCGCCGTTCACCCGGAAAGTCCACTGTCCCTTATCTCCGGTCATCGCCTTTACCTGGGCAAGGTTCACGGCATCCTTGTCGTTGATTCCGTCGGCAAGGCCGGTGATCCTGTTATTGCCCATCGCGATGCCCTGGCCGATCGTGATCTTGCTCATGCCGGAACCGACCGTCACCTCGTCAAAATTCGGCTTGGCGGCTACGGCAAAGGTATATGCGCCGCCGCTCTCGGAAATCGTCAGGTTGCGCCCGCTCTTGAGCGCCACGGTGTCGCCGTTGTTTATCGTCTTGGCAGAATTATTGTCCACCTTTAGCTTCCAGCTGCCCTTTTTCGCCGCTTCCTCGTTCACTGCGCTGAGCTGTTTATAATTTACCGCGTCGTAGGCGGAGCGGCCGTCGGCCACCCATCTGATCTGGCGCTGGATGCTGGAGCTGCCGACAGATACGACATTACTCTCGTTTGGACCAACATAAGAGTTGCTGCCAATAGCGACGCTGTTCGCTCCATGGCTCATCGCGCTATATCCGATAGCGACGGCATACATTCCGGTGGAGACCGTCCACTCCCCGATTCTTACCGACGGATATTGCGTGTTTGCGTTACTTCTCTGCCAATCATCATTGCCGCCGATGGCGACATAACCGGCATAACTCCACGTCGGGAAGCACGCGAAAATAAATGAGATGATCAATGCGTAAACTGCCGGCGCCAGTACAGACGCCCAAGACTTTTTTCTTTTCACTGTTTTTCCTCCTCTTTTACGTAGCTTCGTCACTATTTTTTAGAAAAATCTATCGCCACGCTGTTGAAAGCCCTCAATATCTCTCCGCTTATGTCCGCCTTGTCTGAAAATCCAAGCAGCGTATGCGCGGGGACGACGACCATCACCCCCTTTCTGTTGCTGTTGATCCACTCCCGGATGACAACGCGAAGACGCGTGACGATCAACGCGGTCACACGATCGTATTCAGCCTGATACTCGCCGTTCAGCTCACGCTGTTTATCCGCGGCCTGCCTCTCGGCGTCCTTTGATTTCGCTGTTTTGTCCTTGAAACGCTGCAGCTCCGTCTCCAGGCCGGCTTTCAGGTTATCAAGATACTTCTGCCCCGCCTTTCCGGGATTGCTCGCGTCAATGACGCCGGCCATGTCAATGACCGCAACCTCGCCGGCTCCAGCAGGAGACGCCGCAAAAGAACATCCGTAAAAAATGCACAGCGCCAACAGCAGCTGTATCGCCGTCTTCTTCAAACGCATACAACTCAACGTCCCTTCATTCTTAAAATGATGTATAAATTAAACTAAAAAGTCTCTGACGCATCCGCCGTAATTAAGGACCGTCCGGATAAGGTACGCGATAAAAACATCGAGCGACAAAACGGCGGCGGCGCGAATACATTCTCTCCGCTTCCGCAGCCCGCGTTTCATAAAGGTGAGGGCGGCACGGCATACGGCTGTCAAAAAACGCGGCGGAAATACAGCAGCTTATCCCCAATATTTAAATTCTCTCCTATTAGCGCCTCCCTGCATGCAATGTCGTATATCATTAACATAAAGTTGTACACCAACAACATTATGCTTGATAGTTTTACACAATAAACAATTGATGTCAAGTATATATGTAAAATACACTTATCTAAAACCACCATGTATTCACTGTTTTTAACTATATATGTCAACAAATTTGACAATAATCGGCTCAGCCCTGAAGACGGATAACCGACCGCTCATTTGAGAATAGACGCAGCGGCACTAATGCGAACACTTTATGGCTGTTTCAATATATTTGATATGGGATTATTTCGAAGTGTTTGAAAAGTAAAAAGAGGAAAAGTCCATCCGATGACATCGGCGGCCGGAACATCGCAGACAGAGGCAAAAACAAAAGAGCGGATACGCCGCAATGCGCATTCCGCTCTTTACTGGTCAATATTATCGTTTATTCAGCCGGCGAGCCGCCCTTTATTCCAAGAGAAGCTCCGCTACGCGGTCAGATATTTTCTCACCGACGCCGCCTCTGCCATAATCTTTTCGGCGTCCATCTTCGTGAAGGCTCCCATATGATAGAGCGTCTCACCAGCGACGACCGTCGTTCTCACGTCAGCTGACGAACCGGCATAGACGAGGTAACCCGGCAGATTCTCGAAGTCCCAGCCCACATACTGCGGCTGGTCGAGGTCTATCAGCATAAAGTCAGCCGTGTATCCCTCTTTGATAAGCCCCGTCTTTTCAAAGCCGAGGGCCAGCGCGCCGTTCACCGTCGCCATACGCAGGGCCTCCTCCGCGGAGAGCAGGGTCGGGTCCATGTTCGCCCCCTTCTGCGCGAGAGCGGCGAAGCGCAGCTCATCCCACATGTCGAGGCGGTTGTTGCTCGAAGCGCCGTCGGAGCCGATAGCGACCTTCACTCCCGCTCTCTGCATATCCACCACGGGGGCGGTGCCGCTGCCAAGCTTCCAGTTGCTCTTAGGGTTGTGCGCCACGGTGATGTTCGGCTGCGCGTAGAAGGGCAGCCTTTCCTTCTCTATCCAGACACAGTGCGCAAGGAGCAGCTGTTTGACGCCGTAAATACCGGTTTTTTCAAGGAACTCCTCCGGCGTCATGCTCTTCGACGACTCGGAGAGCGGCCAGTCGCGCGTCGTCTCCAGCCAGTGCAGCTGAACGGCGAGGTCGTTCTCCTTCGCCGCGTCGGCGATATCCTTCATCAGTTCAAATGGCACGGTGTAGGGGGCGTGCGGGCCAAGCTGTACGCTCACAAGTCCCTGCGCGCCGTTATAGTCCTTCGCGAGCTTCAGGTTCTCCGCCAGCTTCTCCGCGCCGTCAGCGCCGCCGACGATACCGCGGCAGAGTCCGGCCCTCATGCCGCAGGCCAGCGCCGCCTCGGCGACCCGGTCCATAAAGAAATACATATCGGCGAAGCAGGTCGTCCCCGTGGAGAGCATCTCCATGACCGCCAGCTGCGTCCCTGTATAGACGCGGTCGCCGTTGAGCCTGTTCTCCACCGGCCAGATCCGCTGTTCAAGCCACTCCATCAGCGGCAGCTCCTCGCCGAGGCCGCGCAGCAGCGTCATCGCCGCGTGTCCGTGGGCGTTGACGAAGCCGGGCAGCAGCGCCGTCTTGCCGCGCCCCTCATAGGCCGAGCCGTAACGGAAGGTTCCCGCCGGTTCGACGGCGACGATCTCCGCCCCCTCGGTGCGCACGTCGCAGCGGCGCGCGCCCTTCGATTCACCGTCCCAGACAATCACATCGCGGTAAAGGTTCTGCATCCTATTCCCTCCAGCTCGCCATATATTCTTCCTGCTCCGGCGTAAGCTTCTCGATCGTTATCCCAAGAGACTCGAGCTTGAGCTCCGCGATGCGCCGGTCAAGCTCCTCCGGCACGTTGTAAAGCCCCGGCTCCAGCCGGTTGTTCGCGATATAGAGCGACGAGAGCAGCTGCATCGCGAAGCTGAGGTCCATTATCTCTACCGGGTGGCCGTCGCCGGCGGCGAGGTTGACGAGACGTCCCTCTCCGAGCAGGTGAAGCCTGCGGCCGTCTGCGGTCACGAATGTCTCTATATTGTCGCGCGGCTGACGCCTTTCGACGGCAAGTTCACGGAGGTCGGGCACATAGACCTCCACGTCGAAGTGGCCCGCGTTTGCGAGCAGGACGCCGTCCTTCATATTCTCAAAATGTTCGCGGCGGATGACCTTCGTATTTCCCGTGACGGTGATGAAAACGTCTCCGACCCTGCTCGCGGCGTTCATATCCATCACCTCGAAGCCGTCCATAAGCGCCTCAAGCGCGCGGTGGGGATCGACCTCGACGACGATGACACGCGCGCCGAGCCCCGCCGCCCTCTTCGCGGTACCCTTGCCGCACCAGCCGTAGCCGGAGACGACGACGTTTTTACCTGCGACGATAAGGTTCGTCGTGCGCAGGATCGCGTCCCACACCGACTGCCCCGTGCCGTAGCGGTTGTCAAAAAGGTGTTTGCTCTGCGCGTCGTTGACGGCAAGCATCGGGAAGGGCAGCACGCCCTCCTCGGCCATCGCCTTGAGGCGCTTGATACCGGTGGTCGTCTCTTCACAGCCGCCAAGGATGTTCTTTATCAGGTCGCGGCGCTCCTCGATTATCATTGAGACCACGTCGCCGCCGTCGTCGATGATCACCTGCGGGTCCCACTTGAGCATCTCGCGAAGGTTCTCGCTGTACTCCTCCGCGCTCATACCGCGGCGGCTGAATACGTGGACGCCCTCTTCAACGAGCGCGGCGCATATCGGGTCCTGCGTCGAAAGCGGGTTGCTGCCCGCCGTAACGACAGTCGCGCCAAGCTGGTGGAGCACCTTCAGCAGGCAGGCCGTCTTGGCCTCAAGGTGGAGGCAGGTACCGACGACCACGCCGGCCAGCGGCTGCGCGGGAGTCTCCTTCTCGGCTATCAGCCGCAGGACGGGCATATACTCCCAGGCCCACTCCATCCGGCGGTGCCCCTCGGGGGCGAGATTTATATCCGCGATCTTAAATTCATTCCTCATCTTTACCTTTTCCTCCCCGGAAAAAATTTTTTTATATTTTCGGCAAACGGCGCACGGATGATGCCGCGCTCCGTAATGATTCCCGTGATAAGTTCGTTCGGCGTAACGTCAAAGGCCGGATTCCAGACCTTTATCTCCTCCGGCACCACCTCGACGCCGCCGACGGCGCGTACCTCACCGCCGCCGCGCTCCTCGATCGGGATATCCTCGCCGGAGGCGCACCCCGCGTCAAAGGTGGAAAGCGGCGCGGCGATATAGAAGGGCACGCCATGCCGTTTTGCGGCGATCGCGAGGCTGTAGGTGCCGATCTTGTTCGCGGCGTCGCCGTTCATCGCCACGCGGTCCGCGCCGGTGACGGCGGCGTCGATCTTCACGCGCGACATGAGAAAGGCGGCCATCGAATCGGTGATCACCGTCACGTCAAAGCCGTCCCGCTGAAGCTCGTAGGCGGTGAGCAAACTGCCCTGCAGACGCGGCCGCGTCTCGTCGGCGTAGATCTTTATCTCCTTGCCCGCCTCGGCGGCGGCGCGAAATACTCCGAGCGCCGTGCCGTAACCGGCCGTCGCGAGCGCCCCCGCGTTGCAGTGGGTGATCGCCGCGCCCTTTTCCGGCAGTATCTCCTGCCCGAAGCGGCCGATACTTTTATTTATCTCGATATCCTCGTCATGGATGTTTTTTGCCTCTTTCTCCATGATGAGGTAGAGTTCATCTTTATTTTTATCCTCGTTCGCGCGCCAAAGCGCCTCCATGCGCCTGATGGCCCAGAAGAGGTTCACCGCCGTGGGGCGCGTCCCGGCAAGCCGCCGCGCCGCCGCCGCGAAATCTTCGCCTTTGAGCGCGAGGACGAGGCCGTAGGCCGCGGCCACCCCGATGGCGGGCGCGCCGCGGACCGTCATGTTCTCTATCGCGCGCGCCGTCTCTTCGGCGCTTTCACAGCTCACATACTCGGTCCTGCTTGGAAGCTGCCGCTGGTCAAGGAGCAGCAGCCG is drawn from Cloacibacillus porcorum and contains these coding sequences:
- a CDS encoding YadA-like family protein is translated as MKRKKSWASVLAPAVYALIISFIFACFPTWSYAGYVAIGGNDDWQRSNANTQYPSVRIGEWTVSTGMYAVAIGYSAMSHGANSVAIGSNSYVGPNESNVVSVGSSSIQRQIRWVADGRSAYDAVNYKQLSAVNEEAAKKGSWKLKVDNNSAKTINNGDTVALKSGRNLTISESGGAYTFAVAAKPNFDEVTVGSGMSKITIGQGIAMGNNRITGLADGINDKDAVNLAQVKAMTGDKGQWTFRVNGGETGEDVIKNSNELLAIADDGKNLSINALSDDLGNKYYQFSVADAPTFTKITVTGENGVGLDMSGTRITNVAAGTEDTDAVNVKQLNDATSGHVKYDSDTEKGRVTLEGANGTTIDNVNDGIIGAGSKEAVNGNQLWQTQQQVENLDELAVKYDDANKNQVTLANSEGGPVKVTGVADGDIAEGSTDAVNGGQLWETNQRVGALEDSVENIQGDITNIKGDITELQESDKLSVKYDGDAKDKITLAGSDGTTIDNVKAGNLAEDSTEAVNGSQLYETNQNVEQNRLDIADNKTNIKTLGDSTAAALGSGFSYSEEGGISGEFTANPGTARAKSYTDLQSAVTDALEAQWTLGVNGQETGIGNGDKFAVKDGSNINIRHEADGAYSFNVVDNPEFKSVKVGNVDINQNGINMGGGGITGLRPGGIYQGSSDAVTGDQLWNAYKRMDDLNEDIHIVGAHAAALSALHPVPYNPYEPTTLAAGFGTYRDEYSVAVGVFHYVRENLLVNAGMSIASDGDVMGRAGISFAVGKGGKKKPVLARDLTEMQRQLAEVQIALQQLKEENEALRGKLENK
- a CDS encoding OmpH family outer membrane protein; translated protein: MRLKKTAIQLLLALCIFYGCSFAASPAGAGEVAVIDMAGVIDASNPGKAGQKYLDNLKAGLETELQRFKDKTAKSKDAERQAADKQRELNGEYQAEYDRVTALIVTRLRVVIREWINSNRKGVMVVVPAHTLLGFSDKADISGEILRAFNSVAIDFSKK
- the mtnA gene encoding S-methyl-5-thioribose-1-phosphate isomerase — its product is MLPATIEWKEGRLLLLDQRQLPSRTEYVSCESAEETARAIENMTVRGAPAIGVAAAYGLVLALKGEDFAAAARRLAGTRPTAVNLFWAIRRMEALWRANEDKNKDELYLIMEKEAKNIHDEDIEINKSIGRFGQEILPEKGAAITHCNAGALATAGYGTALGVFRAAAEAGKEIKIYADETRPRLQGSLLTAYELQRDGFDVTVITDSMAAFLMSRVKIDAAVTGADRVAMNGDAANKIGTYSLAIAAKRHGVPFYIAAPLSTFDAGCASGEDIPIEERGGGEVRAVGGVEVVPEEIKVWNPAFDVTPNELITGIITERGIIRAPFAENIKKFFPGRKR
- a CDS encoding adenosylhomocysteinase encodes the protein MRNEFKIADINLAPEGHRRMEWAWEYMPVLRLIAEKETPAQPLAGVVVGTCLHLEAKTACLLKVLHQLGATVVTAGSNPLSTQDPICAALVEEGVHVFSRRGMSAEEYSENLREMLKWDPQVIIDDGGDVVSMIIEERRDLIKNILGGCEETTTGIKRLKAMAEEGVLPFPMLAVNDAQSKHLFDNRYGTGQSVWDAILRTTNLIVAGKNVVVSGYGWCGKGTAKRAAGLGARVIVVEVDPHRALEALMDGFEVMDMNAASRVGDVFITVTGNTKVIRREHFENMKDGVLLANAGHFDVEVYVPDLRELAVERRQPRDNIETFVTADGRRLHLLGEGRLVNLAAGDGHPVEIMDLSFAMQLLSSLYIANNRLEPGLYNVPEELDRRIAELKLESLGITIEKLTPEQEEYMASWRE
- a CDS encoding helix-turn-helix domain-containing protein: MFTAEEIKNLRRQQKLTQQQLADLVGVSRTTVINWEMGKNIPDSQNVFNIAQALKVPVSALICKEDKDYPPLFPEKIPGESQDKEIISAAFSGKEDNQSRKDIIKQIVMDIFDAQEKISGALSCVEELNDISAANAELLDWHLRYLENRISLAREKLAAVIDLHK
- the alaS gene encoding alanine--tRNA ligase, which translates into the protein MERRSGKELRELFLKFFEEKGCKRYHSFSLVPDDPTLLFTIAGMVPFKPYFLGLKTPEVTRATTAQKCVRTNDIENVGRTARHHTFFEMLGNFSFGDYFKPEIIPWAWEFLTERVGLDPNRLYATVYLDDDEAYDIWHEKVGLPKERIFRLGADDNFWAAGPVGPCGPCSEIIYDQGEKFSCGKPTCTVGCDCDRYLEIWNLVFMQYNRDEAGNLTPLPHKNIDTGMGLERLASVVQSVPNDFETDLFRPIMDKACELVNVKYGEDPKKDMAVKVISDHIRASAFMIADGILPTNDGGGYVLRRLIRRCVRYGRLLGIERPFLTELLPVVRESIGDEYSELIEQASAIEQVLSTEEERFSRTLSQGSDLMDSEIDKLTAAGRNILPGDVAFVLYDTFGFPLELTEEMCEERGITIDKEGFEAAMEEQRERARASSKQTSSVISKNVYTELADKIAPSPFCGYTKTKCEAQVKAIIVDGALAESAAAGTEADLVLSETPFYAEKGGQVGDTGTITAGGMTFEVADTIYPVADLIVHRGRVTAGTVKAGDSVSAEINVERRAEIQRHHTATHLLHEALARVLGKHVRQAGSIVTPTFLRFDFNHFAPVTLDELREVERLVYAEVLKNKPVVTTIMAIEEAKKTGARALFDEKYGDEVRVLDIEDFSTELCGGTHVKNTGEIGLVKIIREEGIGSGIRRITAVAGSSSLPLFQSFGLAVTSMVTMLGGDVETLMSKIESMVDEKKVLERKNRELQVKAAMSDIENSVKPRANAGGVDLIVEKFDDITPDLLRQIGDRIRQKYPNALMLLAGVGEEKRVALTAMASPEIVKLGAHAGTLLKAVAAEMGGKGGGSPTLAQGGAQSSKDLGKAFDAAPKLFEELMTKGK
- a CDS encoding amidohydrolase — translated: MQNLYRDVIVWDGESKGARRCDVRTEGAEIVAVEPAGTFRYGSAYEGRGKTALLPGFVNAHGHAAMTLLRGLGEELPLMEWLEQRIWPVENRLNGDRVYTGTQLAVMEMLSTGTTCFADMYFFMDRVAEAALACGMRAGLCRGIVGGADGAEKLAENLKLAKDYNGAQGLVSVQLGPHAPYTVPFELMKDIADAAKENDLAVQLHWLETTRDWPLSESSKSMTPEEFLEKTGIYGVKQLLLAHCVWIEKERLPFYAQPNITVAHNPKSNWKLGSGTAPVVDMQRAGVKVAIGSDGASSNNRLDMWDELRFAALAQKGANMDPTLLSAEEALRMATVNGALALGFEKTGLIKEGYTADFMLIDLDQPQYVGWDFENLPGYLVYAGSSADVRTTVVAGETLYHMGAFTKMDAEKIMAEAASVRKYLTA
- the ruvX gene encoding Holliday junction resolvase RuvX, with the protein product MQRIIALDIGSVRIGVAVSDPLGFFAQGVAVLDAKGDWHAELAKIAGQYERPKLLIGMPRRTDGSEGPEAVRMRETAKSVQEYFPELEIEFWDERFTTTIAQQALLEADVSRAGRKKKVDKIAATLLLQSYLDRGR